A genomic region of Bombus pyrosoma isolate SC7728 linkage group LG6, ASM1482585v1, whole genome shotgun sequence contains the following coding sequences:
- the LOC122568780 gene encoding heterogeneous nuclear ribonucleoprotein M isoform X4 has product MIKQEEGQVQNNEERDRSRERDRNRRAERQNRINSTSRDRSRERNDRGRKASDRRIYVSNIPYDFRWQDLKDLFRTEVGKVAHVELFTDENDKPRGCGIVEFEDSDSVKIAVEKMHRYDIKGRKLVVKEVDFDVERDKYGRLATARNNERVRDDRFRDPPRPQGGGRQNMNAPAGGGGGGGGGGGGGGGGGGGGGGDSKFGNTYGLSTQFLESLGINGPLVTRVFVANLDYKVDEKKLLEVFKLAGKVLHVELGKDKDGKSRGFGVVEYDHPVESVQAISMLHNQQLYDRRMTVRLDRANEPDMPPKLPEGLKGIGMGLGAGGNRLMDVARNIPNVQANNPPVVNPISAPVLAAGAFGAGLNNVVPAQLASALTNSNAAALQASLAGGLSANLTTSSLLNSSLTNELASNLNNFGGGVGGFGGNNAFGGSNFGGGRDFDGGFNRGDNDRVPGGGGGFAGNQGQGGGGNRQNTNGSRPMSDTILIGNLPPNTTWQMLRDKFQDVGEVKFAEMRGTDMGMVRFASEWDAERAVSMMNRSRIDGRTIDVRLY; this is encoded by the exons ATGATTAAGCAAGAGGA GGGTCAAGTGCAGAATAACGAGGAGAGAGATCGAAGTAGGGAGCGTGATCGTAACAGGAGAGCGGAACGACAAAATCGCATAAATTCTACAAGCCGTGATCGTAGTAGGGAACGAAACGATCGTGGTCGAAAAGCTTCAGATCGACGAATCTACGTATCAAACATTCCCTATGATTTTCGCTGGCAAGATCTTAAGGATTTATTCAGAACAGAAGTTGGAAAAGTTGCTCATGTGGAACTTTTTACTGACGAAAATGACAAACCAAGAGGTTGCGGTATTGTTGAATTTGAAGATTCAGACTCTGTAAAAATTGCTGTAGAAAAAATGCATCGGTATGATATTAAAGGGAGAAAGCTGGTCGTCAAAGAGGTA gACTTTGATGTTGAACGGGACAAATATGGCCGGTTAGCTACAGCTCGTAACAATGAAAGAGTTCGTGATGATAGATTTAGGGATCCGCCAAGGCCACAAGGTGGTGGGCGTCAAAATATGAATGCTCCTGCTGGtggaggtggtggtggtggaggcggtggtggtggtggcggcggtggcggtggtggtggaGGTGGAGATAGCAAATTTGGGAATACCTATGGTCTAAGTACTCAGTTTTTAGAATCTTTAGGTATTAATGGACCTTTAGTTACTAGAGTATTTGTAGCAAAT cTTGATTACAAAGtggatgaaaagaaattattagaagTGTTTAAATTAGCTGGTAAAGTACTACACGTTGAATTAGGAAAAGACAAAGATGGAAAATCTCGAGGATTTGGAGTGGTAGAATATGACCATCCAGTAGAATCTGTACAAGCTATATCAATGCTTCATAATCAGCAACTTTATGATAGACGTATGACTGTGAGACTTGACAGAGCAAATGAACCAGACATGCCACCAAAGTTACCAGAAG GGTTAAAGGGAATTGGAATGGGTCTTGGAGCTGGTGGTAATAGATTAATGGATGTAGCTAGAAACATTCCTAATGTACAAGCAAATAATCCACCTGTTGTGAATCCTATTTCTGCTCCTGTGTTGGCTGCTGGTGCTTTTGGAGCTGGTTTAAACAATGTTGTGCCAGCACAGTTAG CATCTGCATTGACAAATTCAAATGCTGCAGCTCTTCAAGCAAGTCTTGCTGGAGGTCTGAGCGCTAACCTGACCACGAGTTCTTTGCTGAATTCGTCGTTAACAAATGAGTTGGCTTCtaacttaaataatttcgGCGGAGGAGTTGGAG GCTTCGGTGGAAACAATGCTTTTGGTGGTTCTAACTTCGGTGGTGGCAGAGATTTTGACGGTGGATTCAACAGAGGGGACAACGATCGTGTTCCTGGTGGAGGTGGTGGTTTTGCTGGAAACCAAGGTCAAGGAGGAGGTGGGAACAGACAGAATACTAATGGTTCTCGGCCGATGTCCGACACTATTCTTATAGGAAAT CTCCCACCAAATACAACATGGCAAATGTTGAGAGACAAATTTCAAGACGTTGGAGAGGTGAAATTTGCTGAAATGAGGGGAACTGACATGGGCATGGTACGATTCGCATCTGAATGGGATGCTGAACGCGCTGTGT ctATGATGAATCGGTCACGTATCGATGGTAGGACGATTGATGTTCGTCTCTACTAA
- the LOC122568780 gene encoding heterogeneous nuclear ribonucleoprotein M isoform X1, which yields MIKQEEGQVQNNEERDRSRERDRNRRAERQNRINSTSRDRSRERNDRGRKASDRRIYVSNIPYDFRWQDLKDLFRTEVGKVAHVELFTDENDKPRGCGIVEFEDSDSVKIAVEKMHRYDIKGRKLVVKEVDFDVERDKYGRLATARNNERVRDDRFRDPPRPQGGGRQNMNAPAGGGGGGGGGGGGGGGGGGGGGGDSKFGNTYGLSTQFLESLGINGPLVTRVFVANLDYKVDEKKLLEVFKLAGKVLHVELGKDKDGKSRGFGVVEYDHPVESVQAISMLHNQQLYDRRMTVRLDRANEPDMPPKLPEGLKGIGMGLGAGGNRLMDVARNIPNVQANNPPVVNPISAPVLAAGAFGAGLNNVVPAQLASALTNSNAAALQASLAGGLSANLTTSSLLNSSLTNELASNLNNFGGGVGGLSNLQASLAGGQGNNSFAPRGLSKMDNDVGFGGNNAFGGSNFGGGRDFDGGFNRGDNDRVPGGGGGFAGNQGQGGGGNRQNTNGSRPMSDTILIGNLPPNTTWQMLRDKFQDVGEVKFAEMRGTDMGMVRFASEWDAERAVSMMNRSRIDGRTIDVRLY from the exons ATGATTAAGCAAGAGGA GGGTCAAGTGCAGAATAACGAGGAGAGAGATCGAAGTAGGGAGCGTGATCGTAACAGGAGAGCGGAACGACAAAATCGCATAAATTCTACAAGCCGTGATCGTAGTAGGGAACGAAACGATCGTGGTCGAAAAGCTTCAGATCGACGAATCTACGTATCAAACATTCCCTATGATTTTCGCTGGCAAGATCTTAAGGATTTATTCAGAACAGAAGTTGGAAAAGTTGCTCATGTGGAACTTTTTACTGACGAAAATGACAAACCAAGAGGTTGCGGTATTGTTGAATTTGAAGATTCAGACTCTGTAAAAATTGCTGTAGAAAAAATGCATCGGTATGATATTAAAGGGAGAAAGCTGGTCGTCAAAGAGGTA gACTTTGATGTTGAACGGGACAAATATGGCCGGTTAGCTACAGCTCGTAACAATGAAAGAGTTCGTGATGATAGATTTAGGGATCCGCCAAGGCCACAAGGTGGTGGGCGTCAAAATATGAATGCTCCTGCTGGtggaggtggtggtggtggaggcggtggtggtggtggcggcggtggcggtggtggtggaGGTGGAGATAGCAAATTTGGGAATACCTATGGTCTAAGTACTCAGTTTTTAGAATCTTTAGGTATTAATGGACCTTTAGTTACTAGAGTATTTGTAGCAAAT cTTGATTACAAAGtggatgaaaagaaattattagaagTGTTTAAATTAGCTGGTAAAGTACTACACGTTGAATTAGGAAAAGACAAAGATGGAAAATCTCGAGGATTTGGAGTGGTAGAATATGACCATCCAGTAGAATCTGTACAAGCTATATCAATGCTTCATAATCAGCAACTTTATGATAGACGTATGACTGTGAGACTTGACAGAGCAAATGAACCAGACATGCCACCAAAGTTACCAGAAG GGTTAAAGGGAATTGGAATGGGTCTTGGAGCTGGTGGTAATAGATTAATGGATGTAGCTAGAAACATTCCTAATGTACAAGCAAATAATCCACCTGTTGTGAATCCTATTTCTGCTCCTGTGTTGGCTGCTGGTGCTTTTGGAGCTGGTTTAAACAATGTTGTGCCAGCACAGTTAG CATCTGCATTGACAAATTCAAATGCTGCAGCTCTTCAAGCAAGTCTTGCTGGAGGTCTGAGCGCTAACCTGACCACGAGTTCTTTGCTGAATTCGTCGTTAACAAATGAGTTGGCTTCtaacttaaataatttcgGCGGAGGAGTTGGAGGTTTGTCTAATTTACAAGCCTCTTTAGCTGGTGGACAAGGCAACAATTCATTTGCGCCGCGAGGCTTATCTAAAATGGACAATGATGTAGGCTTCGGTGGAAACAATGCTTTTGGTGGTTCTAACTTCGGTGGTGGCAGAGATTTTGACGGTGGATTCAACAGAGGGGACAACGATCGTGTTCCTGGTGGAGGTGGTGGTTTTGCTGGAAACCAAGGTCAAGGAGGAGGTGGGAACAGACAGAATACTAATGGTTCTCGGCCGATGTCCGACACTATTCTTATAGGAAAT CTCCCACCAAATACAACATGGCAAATGTTGAGAGACAAATTTCAAGACGTTGGAGAGGTGAAATTTGCTGAAATGAGGGGAACTGACATGGGCATGGTACGATTCGCATCTGAATGGGATGCTGAACGCGCTGTGT ctATGATGAATCGGTCACGTATCGATGGTAGGACGATTGATGTTCGTCTCTACTAA
- the LOC122568781 gene encoding probable isocitrate dehydrogenase [NAD] subunit alpha, mitochondrial has product MAAQWIRNAAPKIGCVRFYSSKVHKCTLIPGDGIGPEISTAVQKIFDAAKVPIEWESVDVTPVKGPDGKFGIPQAAIDSVNRNKIGLKGPLMTPIGKGHRSLNLALRKEFNLYANVRPCRSLEGYKTLYDNVDVVTIRENTEGEYSGIEHEIVEGVVQSIKLITEEASSRVAEFAFQYAQDNNRKMVTAVHKANIMRMSDGLFLRCCREAAQKFPSIKFEERYLDTVCLNMVQDPSQYDVLVMPNLYGDILSDMCAGLVGGLGLTPSGNIGLNGALFESVHGTAPDIAGQDKANPTALLLSAVMMLKYMGLNEHARMIEVSAYDTIKEGKHLTGDLGGSAKCSEYTNEICKKVSALVK; this is encoded by the exons ATGGCAGCACAGTGGATACGAAATGCA GCCCCGAAAATTGGTTGCGTCCGTTTTTACAGCAGTAAAGTTCACAAATGCACACTTATTCCCGGAGATGGTATCGGACCCGAAATTTCAACTGCCGTACAAAAGATTTTCGATGCTGCCAAG GTACCGATAGAGTGGGAATCTGTTGATGTAACACCGGTAAAAGGTCCAGATGGAAAATTTGGTATTCCACAAGCTGCCATTGATTCAgttaacagaaataaaattggttTGAAAGGACCATTGATGACACCTATAGGAAAAGGACATAGATCTTTAAATCTTGCATTAAGAAA agaatttaatttatatgccAATGTTCGACCATGTCGTTCCTTGGAAGGGTATAAGACATTATATGATAATGTTGATGTTGTCACTATCAGAGAAAATACAGAAGGAGAATACTCTGGTATAGAACATGAAATTGTAGAAGGAGTTGTACAATCAATTAAATTGATTACGGAGGAAGCTTCCAGTCGAGTAGCAGAATTTGCTTTCCAATATGCTCAggataataatagaaaaatg GTGACTGCGGTACATAAAGCAAATATAATGAGAATGTCAGATGGTTTGTTCTTAAGGTGTTGTAGAGAAGCTGCACAAAAATTTCCCTctattaaatttgaagaaagatatttagatACAGTATGCTTGAACATGGTTCAAGATCCTAGTCAATACGATGTACTTGTAATGCCTAACTTATATGGTGATATTTTGTCTGATATGTGTGCTGGACTTGTAGGAGGGCTTGGTCTTACACCAAGTGGAAATATTGGTTTAAATGGTGCATTGTTTGAATCT GTGCATGGGACTGCTCCAGATATAGCAGGTCAAGATAAGGCGAATCCTACAGCATTATTACTCTCTGCTGTAATGATGCTTAAATATATGGGGCTAAATGAACATGCTAGAATGATCGAAGTTTCTGCATATGACACTATTAAAGAAGGCAAACATTTAACTGGAGATCTTGGTGGATCTGCAAAATGCAGTGAATACACTaatgaaatttgcaaaaaaGTTTCAGCATTAGTTAAAtag
- the LOC122568780 gene encoding heterogeneous nuclear ribonucleoprotein M isoform X2 produces the protein MIKQEEGQVQNNEERDRSRERDRNRRAERQNRINSTSRDRSRERNDRGRKASDRRIYVSNIPYDFRWQDLKDLFRTEVGKVAHVELFTDENDKPRGCGIVEFEDSDSVKIAVEKMHRYDIKGRKLVVKEDFDVERDKYGRLATARNNERVRDDRFRDPPRPQGGGRQNMNAPAGGGGGGGGGGGGGGGGGGGGGGDSKFGNTYGLSTQFLESLGINGPLVTRVFVANLDYKVDEKKLLEVFKLAGKVLHVELGKDKDGKSRGFGVVEYDHPVESVQAISMLHNQQLYDRRMTVRLDRANEPDMPPKLPEGLKGIGMGLGAGGNRLMDVARNIPNVQANNPPVVNPISAPVLAAGAFGAGLNNVVPAQLASALTNSNAAALQASLAGGLSANLTTSSLLNSSLTNELASNLNNFGGGVGGLSNLQASLAGGQGNNSFAPRGLSKMDNDVGFGGNNAFGGSNFGGGRDFDGGFNRGDNDRVPGGGGGFAGNQGQGGGGNRQNTNGSRPMSDTILIGNLPPNTTWQMLRDKFQDVGEVKFAEMRGTDMGMVRFASEWDAERAVSMMNRSRIDGRTIDVRLY, from the exons ATGATTAAGCAAGAGGA GGGTCAAGTGCAGAATAACGAGGAGAGAGATCGAAGTAGGGAGCGTGATCGTAACAGGAGAGCGGAACGACAAAATCGCATAAATTCTACAAGCCGTGATCGTAGTAGGGAACGAAACGATCGTGGTCGAAAAGCTTCAGATCGACGAATCTACGTATCAAACATTCCCTATGATTTTCGCTGGCAAGATCTTAAGGATTTATTCAGAACAGAAGTTGGAAAAGTTGCTCATGTGGAACTTTTTACTGACGAAAATGACAAACCAAGAGGTTGCGGTATTGTTGAATTTGAAGATTCAGACTCTGTAAAAATTGCTGTAGAAAAAATGCATCGGTATGATATTAAAGGGAGAAAGCTGGTCGTCAAAGAG gACTTTGATGTTGAACGGGACAAATATGGCCGGTTAGCTACAGCTCGTAACAATGAAAGAGTTCGTGATGATAGATTTAGGGATCCGCCAAGGCCACAAGGTGGTGGGCGTCAAAATATGAATGCTCCTGCTGGtggaggtggtggtggtggaggcggtggtggtggtggcggcggtggcggtggtggtggaGGTGGAGATAGCAAATTTGGGAATACCTATGGTCTAAGTACTCAGTTTTTAGAATCTTTAGGTATTAATGGACCTTTAGTTACTAGAGTATTTGTAGCAAAT cTTGATTACAAAGtggatgaaaagaaattattagaagTGTTTAAATTAGCTGGTAAAGTACTACACGTTGAATTAGGAAAAGACAAAGATGGAAAATCTCGAGGATTTGGAGTGGTAGAATATGACCATCCAGTAGAATCTGTACAAGCTATATCAATGCTTCATAATCAGCAACTTTATGATAGACGTATGACTGTGAGACTTGACAGAGCAAATGAACCAGACATGCCACCAAAGTTACCAGAAG GGTTAAAGGGAATTGGAATGGGTCTTGGAGCTGGTGGTAATAGATTAATGGATGTAGCTAGAAACATTCCTAATGTACAAGCAAATAATCCACCTGTTGTGAATCCTATTTCTGCTCCTGTGTTGGCTGCTGGTGCTTTTGGAGCTGGTTTAAACAATGTTGTGCCAGCACAGTTAG CATCTGCATTGACAAATTCAAATGCTGCAGCTCTTCAAGCAAGTCTTGCTGGAGGTCTGAGCGCTAACCTGACCACGAGTTCTTTGCTGAATTCGTCGTTAACAAATGAGTTGGCTTCtaacttaaataatttcgGCGGAGGAGTTGGAGGTTTGTCTAATTTACAAGCCTCTTTAGCTGGTGGACAAGGCAACAATTCATTTGCGCCGCGAGGCTTATCTAAAATGGACAATGATGTAGGCTTCGGTGGAAACAATGCTTTTGGTGGTTCTAACTTCGGTGGTGGCAGAGATTTTGACGGTGGATTCAACAGAGGGGACAACGATCGTGTTCCTGGTGGAGGTGGTGGTTTTGCTGGAAACCAAGGTCAAGGAGGAGGTGGGAACAGACAGAATACTAATGGTTCTCGGCCGATGTCCGACACTATTCTTATAGGAAAT CTCCCACCAAATACAACATGGCAAATGTTGAGAGACAAATTTCAAGACGTTGGAGAGGTGAAATTTGCTGAAATGAGGGGAACTGACATGGGCATGGTACGATTCGCATCTGAATGGGATGCTGAACGCGCTGTGT ctATGATGAATCGGTCACGTATCGATGGTAGGACGATTGATGTTCGTCTCTACTAA
- the LOC122568068 gene encoding uncharacterized protein LOC122568068 → MKNGWIFASILTTFVVVVNGRVYYLPTLDQNRYDDLTYPVPNEQSSRDLDLSFFAGDSSEPDSKIHPVKKVYTLVVPEKPVMEVNKEELPITRYKLVEAPVKRVGSDDIIMVPEVNRKMVKIDRNNKGEVILELRVIANHDTV, encoded by the exons ATGAAGAACGGTTGGATATTTGCGAGCATCCTGACGACGTTCGTAGTTGTCGTTAATGGACGAGTTTATTATTTGCCGACTCTGGACCAGAATCGATACGACGACTTAACTTACCCCGTTCCGAATGAGCAATCTTCGCGGGATTTGGATCTGAGTTTCTTCGCTGGGGACTCAAGCGAGCCTGACAGTAAGATACATCCTGTTAAAAAG GTGTACACGCTTGTCGTGCCGGAAAAGCCGGTCATGGAAGTGAACAAAGAGGAGCTACCGATCACGCGTTACAAATTAGTCGAAGCACCTGTTAAGAGAGTCGGATCAGATGATATTATCATGGTCCCGGAGGTGAACCGCAAAATGGTGAAAATCGATAGGAACAACAAGGGTGAAGTGATCTTGGAGCTTCGCGTTATCGCTAATCACGATACTGTTTGA
- the LOC122568780 gene encoding heterogeneous nuclear ribonucleoprotein M isoform X3: MIKQEEGQVQNNEERDRSRERDRNRRAERQNRINSTSRDRSRERNDRGRKASDRRIYVSNIPYDFRWQDLKDLFRTEVGKVAHVELFTDENDKPRGCGIVEFEDSDSVKIAVEKMHRYDIKGRKLVVKEVDFDVERDKYGRLATARNNERVRDDRFRDPPRPQGGGRQNMNAPAGGGGGGGGGGGGGGGGGGGGGGDSKFGNTYGLSTQFLESLGINGPLVTRVFVANLDYKVDEKKLLEVFKLAGKVLHVELGKDKDGKSRGFGVVEYDHPVESVQAISMLHNQQLYDRRMTVRLDRANEPDMPPKLPEGLKGIGMGLGAGGNRLMDVARNIPNVQANNPPVVNPISAPVLAAGAFGAGLNNVVPAQLALQASLAGGLSANLTTSSLLNSSLTNELASNLNNFGGGVGGLSNLQASLAGGQGNNSFAPRGLSKMDNDVGFGGNNAFGGSNFGGGRDFDGGFNRGDNDRVPGGGGGFAGNQGQGGGGNRQNTNGSRPMSDTILIGNLPPNTTWQMLRDKFQDVGEVKFAEMRGTDMGMVRFASEWDAERAVSMMNRSRIDGRTIDVRLY, encoded by the exons ATGATTAAGCAAGAGGA GGGTCAAGTGCAGAATAACGAGGAGAGAGATCGAAGTAGGGAGCGTGATCGTAACAGGAGAGCGGAACGACAAAATCGCATAAATTCTACAAGCCGTGATCGTAGTAGGGAACGAAACGATCGTGGTCGAAAAGCTTCAGATCGACGAATCTACGTATCAAACATTCCCTATGATTTTCGCTGGCAAGATCTTAAGGATTTATTCAGAACAGAAGTTGGAAAAGTTGCTCATGTGGAACTTTTTACTGACGAAAATGACAAACCAAGAGGTTGCGGTATTGTTGAATTTGAAGATTCAGACTCTGTAAAAATTGCTGTAGAAAAAATGCATCGGTATGATATTAAAGGGAGAAAGCTGGTCGTCAAAGAGGTA gACTTTGATGTTGAACGGGACAAATATGGCCGGTTAGCTACAGCTCGTAACAATGAAAGAGTTCGTGATGATAGATTTAGGGATCCGCCAAGGCCACAAGGTGGTGGGCGTCAAAATATGAATGCTCCTGCTGGtggaggtggtggtggtggaggcggtggtggtggtggcggcggtggcggtggtggtggaGGTGGAGATAGCAAATTTGGGAATACCTATGGTCTAAGTACTCAGTTTTTAGAATCTTTAGGTATTAATGGACCTTTAGTTACTAGAGTATTTGTAGCAAAT cTTGATTACAAAGtggatgaaaagaaattattagaagTGTTTAAATTAGCTGGTAAAGTACTACACGTTGAATTAGGAAAAGACAAAGATGGAAAATCTCGAGGATTTGGAGTGGTAGAATATGACCATCCAGTAGAATCTGTACAAGCTATATCAATGCTTCATAATCAGCAACTTTATGATAGACGTATGACTGTGAGACTTGACAGAGCAAATGAACCAGACATGCCACCAAAGTTACCAGAAG GGTTAAAGGGAATTGGAATGGGTCTTGGAGCTGGTGGTAATAGATTAATGGATGTAGCTAGAAACATTCCTAATGTACAAGCAAATAATCCACCTGTTGTGAATCCTATTTCTGCTCCTGTGTTGGCTGCTGGTGCTTTTGGAGCTGGTTTAAACAATGTTGTGCCAGCACAGTTAG CTCTTCAAGCAAGTCTTGCTGGAGGTCTGAGCGCTAACCTGACCACGAGTTCTTTGCTGAATTCGTCGTTAACAAATGAGTTGGCTTCtaacttaaataatttcgGCGGAGGAGTTGGAGGTTTGTCTAATTTACAAGCCTCTTTAGCTGGTGGACAAGGCAACAATTCATTTGCGCCGCGAGGCTTATCTAAAATGGACAATGATGTAGGCTTCGGTGGAAACAATGCTTTTGGTGGTTCTAACTTCGGTGGTGGCAGAGATTTTGACGGTGGATTCAACAGAGGGGACAACGATCGTGTTCCTGGTGGAGGTGGTGGTTTTGCTGGAAACCAAGGTCAAGGAGGAGGTGGGAACAGACAGAATACTAATGGTTCTCGGCCGATGTCCGACACTATTCTTATAGGAAAT CTCCCACCAAATACAACATGGCAAATGTTGAGAGACAAATTTCAAGACGTTGGAGAGGTGAAATTTGCTGAAATGAGGGGAACTGACATGGGCATGGTACGATTCGCATCTGAATGGGATGCTGAACGCGCTGTGT ctATGATGAATCGGTCACGTATCGATGGTAGGACGATTGATGTTCGTCTCTACTAA
- the LOC122568780 gene encoding heterogeneous nuclear ribonucleoprotein M isoform X5 → MIKQEEGQVQNNEERDRSRERDRNRRAERQNRINSTSRDRSRERNDRGRKASDRRIYVSNIPYDFRWQDLKDLFRTEVGKVAHVELFTDENDKPRGCGIVEFEDSDSVKIAVEKMHRYDIKGRKLVVKEVDFDVERDKYGRLATARNNERVRDDRFRDPPRPQGGGRQNMNAPAGGGGGGGGGGGGGGGGGGGGGGDSKFGNTYGLSTQFLESLGINGPLVTRVFVANLDYKVDEKKLLEVFKLAGKVLHVELGKDKDGKSRGFGVVEYDHPVESVQAISMLHNQQLYDRRMTVRLDRANEPDMPPKLPEGLKGIGMGLGAGGNRLMDVARNIPNVQANNPPVVNPISAPVLAAGAFGAGLNNVVPAQLALQASLAGGLSANLTTSSLLNSSLTNELASNLNNFGGGVGGFGGNNAFGGSNFGGGRDFDGGFNRGDNDRVPGGGGGFAGNQGQGGGGNRQNTNGSRPMSDTILIGNLPPNTTWQMLRDKFQDVGEVKFAEMRGTDMGMVRFASEWDAERAVSMMNRSRIDGRTIDVRLY, encoded by the exons ATGATTAAGCAAGAGGA GGGTCAAGTGCAGAATAACGAGGAGAGAGATCGAAGTAGGGAGCGTGATCGTAACAGGAGAGCGGAACGACAAAATCGCATAAATTCTACAAGCCGTGATCGTAGTAGGGAACGAAACGATCGTGGTCGAAAAGCTTCAGATCGACGAATCTACGTATCAAACATTCCCTATGATTTTCGCTGGCAAGATCTTAAGGATTTATTCAGAACAGAAGTTGGAAAAGTTGCTCATGTGGAACTTTTTACTGACGAAAATGACAAACCAAGAGGTTGCGGTATTGTTGAATTTGAAGATTCAGACTCTGTAAAAATTGCTGTAGAAAAAATGCATCGGTATGATATTAAAGGGAGAAAGCTGGTCGTCAAAGAGGTA gACTTTGATGTTGAACGGGACAAATATGGCCGGTTAGCTACAGCTCGTAACAATGAAAGAGTTCGTGATGATAGATTTAGGGATCCGCCAAGGCCACAAGGTGGTGGGCGTCAAAATATGAATGCTCCTGCTGGtggaggtggtggtggtggaggcggtggtggtggtggcggcggtggcggtggtggtggaGGTGGAGATAGCAAATTTGGGAATACCTATGGTCTAAGTACTCAGTTTTTAGAATCTTTAGGTATTAATGGACCTTTAGTTACTAGAGTATTTGTAGCAAAT cTTGATTACAAAGtggatgaaaagaaattattagaagTGTTTAAATTAGCTGGTAAAGTACTACACGTTGAATTAGGAAAAGACAAAGATGGAAAATCTCGAGGATTTGGAGTGGTAGAATATGACCATCCAGTAGAATCTGTACAAGCTATATCAATGCTTCATAATCAGCAACTTTATGATAGACGTATGACTGTGAGACTTGACAGAGCAAATGAACCAGACATGCCACCAAAGTTACCAGAAG GGTTAAAGGGAATTGGAATGGGTCTTGGAGCTGGTGGTAATAGATTAATGGATGTAGCTAGAAACATTCCTAATGTACAAGCAAATAATCCACCTGTTGTGAATCCTATTTCTGCTCCTGTGTTGGCTGCTGGTGCTTTTGGAGCTGGTTTAAACAATGTTGTGCCAGCACAGTTAG CTCTTCAAGCAAGTCTTGCTGGAGGTCTGAGCGCTAACCTGACCACGAGTTCTTTGCTGAATTCGTCGTTAACAAATGAGTTGGCTTCtaacttaaataatttcgGCGGAGGAGTTGGAG GCTTCGGTGGAAACAATGCTTTTGGTGGTTCTAACTTCGGTGGTGGCAGAGATTTTGACGGTGGATTCAACAGAGGGGACAACGATCGTGTTCCTGGTGGAGGTGGTGGTTTTGCTGGAAACCAAGGTCAAGGAGGAGGTGGGAACAGACAGAATACTAATGGTTCTCGGCCGATGTCCGACACTATTCTTATAGGAAAT CTCCCACCAAATACAACATGGCAAATGTTGAGAGACAAATTTCAAGACGTTGGAGAGGTGAAATTTGCTGAAATGAGGGGAACTGACATGGGCATGGTACGATTCGCATCTGAATGGGATGCTGAACGCGCTGTGT ctATGATGAATCGGTCACGTATCGATGGTAGGACGATTGATGTTCGTCTCTACTAA